Proteins from a genomic interval of Schistosoma mansoni strain Puerto Rico chromosome 6, complete genome:
- a CDS encoding serine/threonine kinase, which yields MVIEYAIGGDLFTLLRHMKKFPDNMVKFYGGQVILALEYLHYLTIVYRDLKPENLVIHSNGFIKLTDLGFAKLVPKHKRTWTLCGTPDYMAPEILLNKGYHYPVDWWAFGILLYEMTTGYPPFLHHDQMKTFELIINGEIKFTKLFNPLLKDLIQHLIQVDLSSRYGNLKNGINDIKNHHYFHDLNWLQLYHLNIKPPYQPSLLYTTYNDINHMDHSNELIHLNINDKEQFENVFDEF from the coding sequence atgGTTATAGAATATGCTATAGGTGGtgatttatttacattattacgTCATATGAAAAAATTCCCTGATAATATGGTTAAATTCTATGGTGGACAAGTTATATTAGCATTAGaatatttacattatttaaCCATAGTATATCGTGATTTGAAACCAGAAAATCTTGTTATTCATTCAAATGGTTTTATTAAATTAACTGATTTAGGTTTTGCTAAATTAGTACCTAAACATAAACGTACATGGACATTATGTGGTACACCAGATTATATGGCACCAGAAATTCTATTAAATAAAGGTTATCATTATCCTGTGGATTGGTGGGCATTTGGTATATTATTATATGAAATGACTACTGGTTATCCACCATTTCTACATCATGatcaaatgaaaacatttgaattaattattaatggtgaaattaaatttacaaaattatttaatcCATTATTAAAAGATTTAATACAACATTTAATACAAGTTGATTTAAGTAGTCGTTATGGTAACTTAAAAAATGGTATCAATGATATcaaaaatcatcattattttcatgattTAAATTGGTTACAATTatatcatttaaatataaaaccACCATATCAACCATCactattatatactacttataatgatATCAATCATATGGATCATTCAAATGAattgattcatttaaatattaatgataaagaacaatttgaaaatgtttttgatgagttttaa
- a CDS encoding putative camp-dependent protein kinase catalytic subunit → MAPEIILNKGDYYTLLKDLIQHLIQVDLSSRYGNLKNGINDIKNHHYFHDLNWLQLYHLNIKPPYQPSLLYTTYNDINHMDHSNELIHLNINDKEQFENVFDEF, encoded by the coding sequence ATGGCACCAgaaattatattaaataaagGTGATTATTATACATTATTAAAAGATTTAATACAACATTTAATACAAGTTGATTTAAGTAGTCGTTATGGTAACTTAAAAAATGGTATCAATGATATcaaaaatcatcattattttcatgattTAAATTGGTTACAATTatatcatttaaatataaaaccACCATATCAACCATCattattatatactacttataatgatATCAATCATATGGATCATTCAAATGAattgattcatttaaatattaatgataaagaacaatttgaaaatgtttttgatgagttttaa